In a single window of the Tigriopus californicus strain San Diego chromosome 2, Tcal_SD_v2.1, whole genome shotgun sequence genome:
- the LOC131893355 gene encoding LOW QUALITY PROTEIN: WD repeat domain phosphoinositide-interacting protein 2-like (The sequence of the model RefSeq protein was modified relative to this genomic sequence to represent the inferred CDS: inserted 1 base in 1 codon; substituted 1 base at 1 genomic stop codon), translating to MDLFLPMLFDDDLLMPNNPWGHQTQSRGAYPSLRYFYHPQTHAGHQLQKREPLEWKEEGDQYVLEIKASGFQKDHFKLGLDSEQGYLRVMANTHDKSEEGVVTSKQFTKAFALPDRCKLAELKSEYKDGVLKVMVPKAEPPKREAHPLETTFEIIPKLLGGDLFKGQEIHDTEDSFEVKMSNCKVDEVGSKFTKDGQLIVTXTRNREICKSFALPKNCKVDEVGSKFTKDGQLIVTAPKDSAKTVMGHRKLQIQIVDCKKQDCTSLAVGTSRGYNLYPLSSALERLDPIHANSAAEVKSKVRVVERLFSSSLVALVTQDEPRKLKVCHFKKXTYICGCVYNNNTILAVKLNRALVVVCVDNELFIHNIRDMHILHTIKDTPPNPKGLXALSFNFDNCFLAYPGSNTTGEVQVFEAFNLQAKIMIAAHGSPLAALAFNPSGERLATASEKGTLCSIWCFSFFFLGVSVISLGWVTVCSNAVSLGVSYLPAQVTDTLNQTRYFATVTVPNATCCGHPGREQGMGSRANTTFNLGTAPGSMAIATIARELRLLLASSDGYLYIYNLPGKTTCNNTTDTLSSNMVVHYISFMRLVDEGGECILIKQHCIDLSLVHSTSTENLSGDVGLGVERSEPEPIRDGGHALVHEGGSCSLASLLAVLKVNRPSSHSPPSLDDSPTPTMQRPEI from the exons ATGGATCTCTTCCTACCTATGCTCTTCGACGACGACCTTCTTATGCCCAATAATCCTTGGGGCCATCAAACTCAATCTCGAGGGGCTTATCCATCCCTGAGATACTTCTACCATCCCCAAACTCATGCAGGCCATCAACTCCAGAAGCGAGAGCCTTTGGAGTGGAAAGAGGAAGGCGACCAATATGTCCTGGAAATCAAGGCCAGTGGATTCCAGAAAGACCACTTCAAGTTAGGCTTGGACTCTGAGCAGGGTTACCTCCGAGTCATGGCCAACACGCACGATAAATCCGAAGAGGGCGTGGTCACATCCAAGCAATTCACCAAAGCCTTTGCTCTGCCCGATCGTTGTAAACTGGCCGAGTTGAAGTCCGAGTACAAGGACGGCGTGTTGAAGGTCATGGTACCCAAGGCCGAGCCGCCCAAGCGCGAGGCCCACCCTCTGGAAACGACCTtcgaaatcattcccaagctGTTGGGTGGTGATCTCTTCAAAGGGCAAGAGATCCACGACACCGAGGACAGTTTCGAGGTCAAGATGTCA AACTGCAAGGTGGATGAGGTGGGATCCAAATTTACCAAGGATGGACAGCTCATTGTGACTNCTACTCGCAATCGGGAGATTTGCAAGTCGTTTGCCTTGCCGAAGAACTGCAAGGTGGATGAGGTGGGATCCAAATTTACCAAGGATGGACAGCTCATTGTGACTGCTCCCAAAGATTCGGCCAAGACTGTTATGGGACACCGAAAACTCCAAATCCAAA TTGTGGATTGCAAGAAACAG GACTGTACCTCTTTGGCCGTGGGCACTTCCCGTGGTTATAATTTGTATCCCTTGTCCTCGGCTTTGGAGAGGCTTGATCCCATTCACGCGAATTCCGCGGCCGAGGTGAAATCCAAGGTCCGAGTGGTGGAACGTCTGTTCTCCTCCTCATTGGTGGCCTTGGTCACTCAAGATGAGCCCCGCAAGCTTAAGGTGTGCCACTTCAAAAAGTGAACATACATCTGCGGCTGCgtctacaacaacaacaccatctTGGCTGTAAAGCTGAATCGAGCCCTAGTGGTGGTGTGTGTGGATAACGAGCTTTTCATTCACAATATTCGAGACATGCATATTCTCCACACAATCAAAGACACGCCTCCTAATCCCAAAGGCT TTGCTCTCTCGTTCAATTTTGACAACTGCTTTCTAGCCTACCCTGGTTCAAACACGACGG GTGAGGTGCAAGTATTTGAGGCCTTCAACCTCCAGGCCAAGATCATGATTGCCGCCCATGGTTCGCCCCTCGCTGCCCTGGCTTTTAACCCATCTGGAGAGAGATTGGCCACCGCCTCTGAAAAAGGCACG ctttgttccatttggtgcttctcgttttttttcttaggaGTGTCGGTGATAAGTCTGGGATGGGTTACTGTTTGTAGCAATGCCGTCAGCCTTGGCGTCTCATATTTGCCAGCACAGGTCACCGACACCTTAAATCAGACCAGGTACTTCGCCACGGTGACGGTGCCCAATGCTACCTGTTGCGGCCACCCTGGGCGTGAACAGGGAATGGGTAGT CGAGCCAACACTACCTTTAATTTAGGGACTGCTCCAGGTTCTATGGCCATTGCCACTATTGCCAGGGAACTTCGTCTTCTGTTGGCGTCCTCAGATGGGTATCTCTACATATACAATCTTCCAGGTAAGACAACTTGTAACAACACTACTGATACTCTCTCTTCGAATATGGTAGTTCATTACATTTCATTTATGCGTTTAGTTGACGAAGGTGGGGAATGTATCCTGATTAAGCAACATTGCATAGATTTGAGCCTTGTGCATTCAACTTCGACTGAAAACCTCAGTGGAGACGTAGGTTTGGGTGTCGAGCGGTCGGAGCCCGAGCCCATTCGTGACGGCGGACACGCCCTGGTTCACGAGGGCGGCTCTTGCTCACTAGCCTCATTACTCGCCGTACTCAAGGTGAACCGACCATCTTCCCATAGTCCGCCCTCATTAGATGATTCGCCAACTCCCACGATGCAACGGCCAGAGATTTAG